A region of Nocardioides sp. JS614 DNA encodes the following proteins:
- a CDS encoding alkaline phosphatase family protein, whose amino-acid sequence MRISRRQLIGAASLSGLATATGVSRLLPAAAAPPPLPAPDASGIEHVVVVMMENRSFDHYLGWLPGADGKQAGLSYVDRKGVRHATHRLTAYDGCGFEDPDHSWEGGRIQLNNGLLDGFLKSGNNDLLAIGYYTDEDLSFYARAARDWTVFDRYFSAVMAETYPNRFYQHAAQTDRLHNNTDRSTLPTIWDRLAEKGLRGTYYYSDIPFTALWYEKHLDISQHFATFLLDAAAGTLPAVSFVDPRFLNEEGGTSNDDHPLADIRAGQSFLNQVYDAVRTGPGWERTVLVINYDEWGGFFDHVRPRRAPDVSRKTALRGFRVPALMISPLARRGHVSHHVYDHTSVLRMIEWRWGLRPLTPRDRYARNMAEALDLAGGPDTASSTYDVPDIAPVGCAPDETKSADWAALKHLARDLGWRLPR is encoded by the coding sequence GTGAGGATCTCCCGCAGGCAGCTCATCGGTGCGGCATCGCTCTCCGGCCTCGCGACGGCCACCGGCGTCTCCCGGCTGCTGCCCGCCGCGGCCGCGCCGCCACCGCTCCCGGCTCCGGACGCGTCCGGCATCGAGCACGTGGTCGTGGTGATGATGGAGAACCGCTCGTTCGACCACTACCTCGGCTGGCTCCCGGGCGCCGACGGCAAGCAGGCCGGCCTCAGCTACGTGGACCGCAAGGGCGTGCGGCACGCGACGCACCGGCTGACGGCGTACGACGGCTGCGGGTTCGAGGACCCCGACCACTCGTGGGAAGGCGGCCGGATCCAGCTCAACAACGGGTTGCTGGACGGCTTCCTCAAGTCGGGCAACAACGACCTGCTCGCCATCGGCTACTACACCGACGAGGACCTCTCGTTCTACGCGCGGGCGGCCCGGGACTGGACGGTATTCGACCGCTACTTCTCGGCCGTGATGGCCGAGACCTACCCCAACCGCTTCTACCAGCACGCCGCGCAGACCGACCGGCTGCACAACAACACCGACCGGTCCACGCTGCCGACGATCTGGGACCGGCTGGCCGAGAAGGGCCTCCGCGGCACCTACTACTACAGCGACATCCCCTTCACCGCGCTCTGGTACGAGAAGCACCTCGACATCTCCCAGCACTTCGCGACGTTCCTGCTCGACGCGGCCGCCGGCACGCTGCCGGCGGTCTCCTTCGTCGACCCGCGGTTCCTCAACGAGGAGGGCGGCACCTCGAACGACGACCACCCGCTCGCCGACATCCGCGCGGGCCAGAGCTTCCTCAACCAGGTCTACGACGCGGTGCGCACCGGCCCGGGCTGGGAGCGCACGGTGCTGGTCATCAACTACGACGAGTGGGGCGGGTTCTTCGACCACGTCCGGCCGCGGCGCGCGCCGGACGTGTCGAGGAAGACGGCGCTGCGCGGGTTCCGGGTGCCGGCGCTGATGATCTCCCCGCTGGCCCGGCGCGGCCACGTCTCCCACCACGTCTACGACCACACGTCGGTGCTCCGGATGATCGAGTGGCGGTGGGGGCTGCGGCCGCTGACCCCGCGCGACCGCTACGCGCGCAACATGGCTGAGGCGCTCGACCTCGCCGGCGGTCCGGACACCGCGTCCTCGACGTACGACGTCCCGGACATCGCGCCGGTGGGCTGCGCGCCCGACGAGACCAAGTCCGCGGACTGGGCGGCCCTTAAGCACTTGGCGCGCGACCTCGGCTGGAGGCTTCCCCGATGA
- the ispG gene encoding flavodoxin-dependent (E)-4-hydroxy-3-methylbut-2-enyl-diphosphate synthase yields the protein MSTPASAVSLGLPEAPPPVLAPRRKTRQIRVGKVGVGSDYPVSVQSMTTTQTSDVNSTLQQIAELTATGCDIVRVACPSQDDADALPAIAQKSQIPVIADIHFQPKYVFAAIDAGCAAVRVNPGNIRKFDDQVKEIARAAKDRGTSIRIGVNAGSLDKRLLEKYGKATPEALVESAVWEASLFEEHDFHDFKISVKHNDPVVMVRAYEMLAERGDWPLHLGVTEAGPAFQGTIKSATAFGALLSQGIGDTIRVSLSAPPVEEVKVGIQILQSLNLRPRKLEIVSCPSCGRAQVDVYTLAEQVTAGLEGLEVPLRVAVMGCVVNGPGEAREADLGVASGNGKGQIFVRGEVIKTVPESKIVETLIEEAMRIAEGMESVDGAGASVTVS from the coding sequence ATGAGCACCCCCGCGTCCGCCGTCAGCCTCGGCCTGCCCGAAGCGCCCCCGCCGGTGCTCGCGCCGCGCCGCAAGACCCGCCAGATCCGGGTCGGCAAGGTCGGCGTCGGCAGCGACTACCCGGTCTCGGTCCAGTCGATGACGACCACGCAGACCTCGGACGTCAACAGCACCCTGCAGCAGATCGCCGAGCTCACCGCGACCGGGTGCGACATCGTCCGGGTGGCGTGCCCCAGCCAGGACGACGCCGACGCGCTGCCGGCGATCGCGCAGAAGTCGCAGATCCCGGTGATCGCCGACATCCACTTCCAGCCGAAGTACGTGTTCGCCGCGATCGACGCCGGCTGCGCGGCGGTCCGCGTCAACCCCGGCAACATCCGCAAGTTCGACGACCAGGTCAAGGAGATCGCCCGCGCGGCCAAGGACCGCGGCACCTCCATCCGGATCGGCGTCAACGCCGGCTCCCTGGACAAGCGGCTGCTCGAGAAGTACGGCAAGGCCACGCCCGAGGCGCTGGTCGAGTCCGCGGTGTGGGAGGCCAGCCTGTTCGAGGAGCACGACTTCCACGACTTCAAGATCTCGGTCAAGCACAACGACCCCGTCGTGATGGTGCGCGCCTACGAGATGCTCGCCGAGCGCGGGGACTGGCCGCTCCACCTCGGCGTCACCGAGGCGGGGCCGGCGTTCCAGGGCACGATCAAGTCGGCCACGGCCTTCGGCGCCCTTCTCTCGCAGGGCATCGGCGACACGATCCGGGTCTCGCTGTCCGCGCCGCCGGTCGAGGAGGTCAAGGTCGGCATCCAGATCCTCCAGTCGCTCAACCTCCGGCCCCGCAAGCTCGAGATCGTGTCCTGCCCGTCCTGCGGTCGCGCCCAGGTCGACGTCTACACGCTGGCCGAGCAGGTGACTGCCGGCCTCGAGGGGCTCGAGGTGCCGTTGCGGGTGGCCGTCATGGGCTGCGTCGTCAACGGACCGGGGGAGGCCCGCGAGGCCGACCTCGGCGTCGCCTCCGGCAACGGGAAGGGCCAGATCTTCGTCAGGGGCGAGGTCATCAAGACCGTGCCGGAGTCGAAGATCGTGGAGACCCTGATCGAGGAGGCCATGCGGATCGCGGAGGGCATGGAGTCGGTGGACGGCGCCGGCGCCTCGGTCACCGTCAGCTGA
- a CDS encoding M50 family metallopeptidase — MEPLFYLLGVVIFVVAILVSIGLHELGHMIPAKRFGGKVTQYFIGFGPTVWSKRVGETEWGVKAIPLGGYVKIVGMLPPGAEEIADEVTVDADGNQVVRVRKSNTGMFTQLISDARAAEWETIRPEDSERLFYKMPWWKKVVVMAGGPTVNLLIAFTIFWGIFGLYGVRTAEPDAGAPVIDEVSQCVIPYAESGRECTDSDPLSPAAEAGLRPGDVVTTFNGTAITGWDQLRSAIRGNDDGKAVIGYERDGQSMTGTTSTTVEARPTSATDETLHQVGFLGVTPTTHEVTTTGGPIYTLDQMGEMTVVTVKALGTLPVKVWGVAKAIVGVEERSIDSPVSIVGGGRIAGETVSHQDFPVAEKAVYLLSLIAGFNFFIGMFNFIPLLPLDGGHIAGALWEAVRRGFARLRGRPDPGYVDVAKLLPIAYGVAAVLLVMGVVLIVGDLVVPLHLVS, encoded by the coding sequence GTGGAACCGCTCTTCTACCTCCTGGGCGTGGTGATCTTCGTGGTCGCCATCCTGGTCTCGATCGGCCTCCACGAGCTCGGCCACATGATCCCGGCGAAGCGGTTCGGCGGGAAGGTCACGCAGTACTTCATCGGCTTCGGCCCGACCGTGTGGAGCAAGCGGGTCGGCGAGACCGAGTGGGGCGTCAAGGCGATCCCGCTGGGCGGCTACGTGAAGATCGTCGGCATGCTCCCGCCCGGCGCGGAGGAGATCGCCGACGAGGTCACGGTCGACGCGGACGGCAACCAGGTCGTGCGGGTGCGCAAGTCCAACACCGGCATGTTCACCCAGCTCATCTCCGACGCCCGCGCGGCGGAGTGGGAGACGATCCGGCCCGAGGACAGCGAACGCCTCTTCTACAAGATGCCGTGGTGGAAGAAGGTCGTCGTGATGGCGGGCGGGCCGACGGTCAACCTGCTGATCGCGTTCACGATCTTCTGGGGCATCTTCGGTCTCTACGGCGTGCGCACGGCCGAGCCCGACGCCGGCGCCCCGGTGATCGACGAGGTCTCGCAGTGTGTGATCCCGTACGCCGAGAGCGGGCGCGAATGCACCGACTCCGACCCGCTCAGCCCGGCGGCCGAGGCGGGCCTGCGGCCCGGCGACGTGGTCACCACCTTCAACGGCACGGCGATCACCGGCTGGGACCAGCTGCGCAGCGCGATCCGCGGAAACGACGACGGCAAGGCGGTCATCGGCTACGAGCGCGACGGCCAGTCGATGACCGGCACCACGAGCACCACCGTCGAGGCGCGCCCGACCTCCGCGACCGACGAGACCCTGCACCAGGTCGGCTTCCTCGGCGTCACCCCGACCACCCACGAGGTGACCACCACGGGCGGCCCGATCTACACCCTCGACCAGATGGGTGAGATGACCGTGGTCACGGTCAAGGCGCTCGGCACGCTCCCGGTCAAGGTGTGGGGCGTGGCGAAGGCGATCGTGGGTGTGGAGGAACGCTCCATCGACAGCCCGGTGAGCATCGTCGGCGGCGGCCGGATCGCCGGCGAGACCGTGTCCCACCAGGACTTCCCGGTGGCCGAGAAGGCCGTCTACCTGCTCTCGCTGATCGCGGGGTTCAACTTCTTCATCGGGATGTTCAACTTCATCCCGCTGCTGCCGCTCGACGGGGGCCACATCGCGGGCGCGCTCTGGGAGGCCGTCCGTCGTGGGTTCGCCCGGCTCCGCGGCCGGCCCGACCCCGGCTACGTCGACGTGGCCAAGCTGCTCCCGATCGCGTACGGCGTCGCCGCGGTGCTGCTCGTCATGGGCGTGGTGCTGATCGTCGGGGACCTCGTCGTACCCCTGCACCTCGTTTCCTAG
- the dxr gene encoding 1-deoxy-D-xylulose-5-phosphate reductoisomerase → MSRPVRDVAILGSTGSIGTQALDLVRANPDRFRVVALTAGGSSPELFERQVAEFAPAYPDLFSGLGEEASVEAATRPCDVVLNGITGAVGLRPTLAALDAGHTLALANKESLIMGGPLVLERAKPGQIVPVDSEHSAIAQCLRGGRADEVRRLVLTASGGPFRGRTREELADVTPAQAMAHPTWDMGPVITINSATLVNKGLEVIEAHLLFGIPFDRIEVVVHPTSVVHSMVEFVDGSTLVQASPPTMLIPIALGLSWPDRVPDAAPPVDWSRPETWEFFPLDDAAFPAVALAREAGQRGGTAPAVYNAANEVAVDAFRTGALAFTEIVPTVQAVLSRHDVPSEVTIEDILAADAWAREATRTRLRPDQIED, encoded by the coding sequence GTGAGCAGGCCGGTCAGAGACGTCGCGATCCTCGGCAGCACCGGGTCGATCGGCACCCAGGCGCTCGATCTCGTGCGGGCCAACCCGGACCGGTTCCGGGTCGTGGCGTTGACCGCCGGCGGCTCGAGCCCCGAGCTGTTCGAGCGCCAGGTGGCCGAGTTCGCCCCGGCGTACCCCGACCTCTTCTCCGGGCTGGGCGAGGAGGCCTCGGTCGAGGCGGCCACCCGGCCGTGCGACGTCGTCCTCAACGGCATCACCGGCGCGGTCGGGCTGCGCCCGACCCTGGCCGCCCTCGACGCCGGGCACACGCTCGCGTTGGCCAACAAGGAGTCGCTGATCATGGGTGGCCCCCTGGTGCTCGAGCGTGCGAAGCCGGGCCAGATCGTGCCGGTCGACTCCGAGCACAGCGCGATCGCCCAGTGCCTGCGTGGCGGCCGTGCCGACGAGGTACGCCGGCTGGTGCTGACCGCGAGCGGCGGCCCGTTCCGCGGCCGCACCCGCGAGGAGCTGGCCGACGTGACGCCCGCGCAGGCCATGGCGCACCCGACCTGGGACATGGGCCCGGTGATCACCATCAACTCGGCGACCCTGGTCAACAAGGGGTTGGAGGTGATCGAGGCGCACCTGCTGTTCGGCATCCCCTTCGACCGGATCGAGGTCGTGGTGCACCCGACCAGCGTCGTGCACTCGATGGTCGAGTTCGTCGACGGCTCGACGCTGGTGCAGGCCAGCCCGCCGACCATGCTGATCCCGATCGCGCTCGGCCTGTCCTGGCCGGACCGGGTGCCGGACGCCGCGCCCCCGGTCGACTGGAGCCGGCCGGAGACCTGGGAGTTCTTCCCGCTCGACGACGCGGCGTTCCCGGCCGTGGCGCTGGCCCGCGAGGCGGGGCAGCGCGGCGGGACCGCCCCGGCGGTCTACAACGCCGCCAACGAGGTCGCCGTCGACGCCTTCCGCACGGGCGCGCTGGCGTTCACCGAGATCGTGCCCACGGTTCAGGCCGTTCTCAGCCGGCACGACGTACCCTCGGAGGTGACGATCGAGGACATCCTCGCCGCCGACGCCTGGGCCCGCGAGGCCACCCGCACCCGCCTCCGGCCCGACCAGATCGAGGACTGA
- the gabT gene encoding 4-aminobutyrate--2-oxoglutarate transaminase, translating to MTESAVAAVGGPTLPQERRVVTDIPGPRSLERLERKRAHVADGVGTMLPVFVEAAGGGVLVDVDGNSLIDLGSGIAVTTVGNAAPAVARNVHAQVDAFTHTCFMITPYDGYVDVCAALAELTPGDHAKKSALFNSGAEAVENAVKIARVATGRDAVVVFDHAYHGRTNLTMAMTAKNMPYKNGFGPFAGEVYRAPMSYPLRDGLTGEQAAARAIDVIDKQVGAANLACIVIEPIQGEGGFVVPAPGFLPALAHWAQANGVVFVADEIQSGFCRTGDWFACDHEGVVPDLVTTAKGIAGGLPLAAVTGRAELMDAVHVGGLGGTYGGNPIACAAALGSIEEMRAGRLDARAREIGDRMRARLEALAAEHAVIAEVRGRGAMMAIELCKPGTTEPDPVRTAAVSAYCHQHGVVTLTCGTWGNVFRFLPPLSISDALLDEGFDVVGEAFAATA from the coding sequence ATGACCGAATCTGCTGTTGCCGCCGTAGGCGGCCCGACCCTCCCCCAGGAGCGCCGGGTCGTCACCGACATCCCCGGCCCCCGCTCGCTCGAACGCCTCGAGCGCAAGCGCGCCCACGTCGCCGACGGGGTGGGGACGATGCTCCCGGTGTTCGTCGAGGCGGCGGGCGGCGGCGTGCTCGTCGACGTCGACGGCAACTCGCTGATCGACCTCGGCTCGGGCATCGCGGTCACGACCGTCGGCAACGCCGCCCCGGCGGTGGCGCGCAACGTGCACGCCCAGGTCGACGCGTTCACGCACACCTGCTTCATGATCACGCCGTACGACGGCTACGTGGACGTCTGCGCCGCGCTGGCCGAGCTCACGCCCGGTGATCACGCGAAGAAGAGCGCGCTGTTCAACTCCGGGGCCGAGGCCGTCGAGAACGCGGTGAAGATCGCGCGCGTGGCGACCGGCAGGGACGCGGTCGTCGTCTTCGACCACGCCTACCACGGGCGGACCAACCTCACGATGGCGATGACGGCCAAGAACATGCCCTACAAGAACGGGTTCGGCCCGTTCGCCGGCGAGGTCTACCGGGCGCCGATGTCCTACCCGCTGCGCGACGGCCTGACCGGCGAGCAGGCCGCGGCCCGCGCGATCGACGTGATCGACAAGCAGGTAGGTGCCGCGAACCTGGCCTGCATCGTGATCGAGCCGATCCAGGGCGAGGGTGGCTTCGTGGTGCCGGCGCCCGGCTTCCTGCCCGCGCTCGCGCACTGGGCGCAGGCCAACGGCGTGGTCTTCGTCGCCGACGAGATCCAGTCCGGCTTCTGCCGCACCGGCGACTGGTTCGCCTGCGACCACGAGGGCGTCGTGCCGGACCTGGTCACCACCGCGAAGGGCATCGCCGGCGGGCTCCCGCTGGCCGCGGTCACCGGCCGCGCGGAGCTGATGGACGCGGTGCACGTCGGCGGTCTCGGCGGCACGTACGGCGGCAACCCGATCGCCTGCGCCGCCGCGCTCGGCTCGATCGAGGAGATGCGCGCGGGCCGGCTCGACGCCCGCGCCCGCGAGATCGGCGACCGCATGCGGGCGCGGCTCGAGGCCCTCGCGGCCGAGCACGCGGTGATCGCGGAGGTGCGCGGGCGGGGCGCGATGATGGCGATCGAGCTGTGCAAGCCCGGCACCACCGAGCCCGACCCGGTGCGCACCGCCGCGGTCTCGGCGTACTGCCACCAGCACGGCGTCGTCACCCTCACCTGCGGCACGTGGGGCAACGTGTTCCGGTTCCTGCCGCCGCTCTCGATCAGCGACGCGCTGCTCGACGAGGGCTTCGACGTGGTCGGGGAGGCGTTCGCCGCCACCGCGTGA
- a CDS encoding isochorismatase family protein, with protein sequence MTDRPADVISAITDEALPDKVSLADARAAGRFGHDKPTVENSVVLLIDHQIGLLASTRDTSSAAELKSNIVGLARVAKALELPTLITSSNAHWQNGDVLPEIKELFPETPIIRRTGIINAYEDPTFRAAFDKIVEETGRDHVILAGVTIGTCTLFPTLSLQNDGYVVYPVIDAAGAWNRYEADAAIARMVQAGAQPVSTFALACELQADWKKPWANAMLEPFNQNLSEYGYVLQNFWNNYGNKVVADPFA encoded by the coding sequence ATGACCGATCGTCCTGCTGACGTCATCTCTGCGATCACCGACGAGGCCTTGCCTGACAAGGTCTCGCTTGCCGATGCCCGCGCCGCGGGTCGCTTCGGACACGACAAGCCGACGGTCGAGAACTCCGTGGTGCTGCTGATCGACCACCAGATCGGCCTGCTCGCGAGCACCCGCGACACCTCGAGCGCCGCGGAGCTCAAGAGCAACATCGTCGGCCTCGCGAGGGTCGCGAAGGCCCTCGAGCTGCCCACCCTGATCACGTCGTCGAATGCGCACTGGCAGAACGGCGACGTGCTGCCGGAGATCAAGGAGCTCTTCCCCGAGACCCCCATCATCCGTCGGACCGGCATCATCAACGCCTACGAGGACCCGACCTTCCGGGCCGCCTTCGACAAGATCGTCGAGGAGACCGGCCGCGACCACGTCATCCTGGCCGGGGTCACGATCGGCACCTGCACCCTGTTCCCGACCCTCTCGCTGCAGAACGACGGGTATGTGGTCTACCCGGTGATCGACGCCGCAGGCGCCTGGAACCGCTACGAGGCCGACGCCGCGATCGCCCGGATGGTGCAGGCCGGCGCGCAGCCCGTCTCCACCTTCGCGCTCGCCTGCGAGCTCCAGGCGGACTGGAAGAAGCCGTGGGCGAACGCCATGCTCGAGCCGTTCAACCAGAACTTGTCCGAGTACGGCTACGTGCTGCAGAACTTCTGGAACAACTACGGCAACAAGGTGGTGGCCGACCCGTTCGCCTGA
- a CDS encoding NUDIX domain-containing protein, which produces MIQVVVGALMSEDRVLLGHRSPNKIAYPDVWDLPGGVVEAGETELGALTRELQEELGVTVSTASVSHLCRLTAGRAEQPVLLSTWLVTDWQGTPTNTAPEEHDDIGWFGSDDLPPLAHEAMRTALVNVMRTSRA; this is translated from the coding sequence GTGATTCAGGTCGTGGTCGGCGCGTTGATGAGTGAAGATCGCGTTCTGCTCGGGCATCGGAGCCCGAACAAGATCGCCTACCCGGACGTGTGGGATCTGCCCGGGGGAGTCGTCGAGGCAGGCGAAACCGAACTGGGCGCGCTGACGCGGGAGCTCCAGGAGGAGCTCGGCGTGACCGTGTCGACGGCCTCGGTGTCCCACCTATGTCGGCTGACCGCAGGGCGCGCGGAGCAACCGGTGCTCCTCAGCACGTGGCTGGTCACTGACTGGCAAGGAACTCCAACAAACACTGCCCCTGAAGAGCACGACGACATCGGATGGTTCGGTTCGGACGACCTGCCTCCGCTCGCGCACGAAGCCATGCGCACGGCTCTGGTGAATGTGATGCGGACCAGCAGGGCCTGA